One genomic window of Misgurnus anguillicaudatus chromosome 12, ASM2758022v2, whole genome shotgun sequence includes the following:
- the aak1b gene encoding AP2-associated protein kinase 1 isoform X4, with translation MKKFFDSRRELVGSGPGSGGAAGGSGSSSGVGGNFIGRAFTVGKHQVTVEETLAEGGFAIVFLVRTSQGVRCALKRMYVNNEHDLQVCKLEIQIMRDLNGHKNIVGFLDSSITAVGGGDVWEVFILMDFCRGGQVVNLMNQRLQTGFSEQEALQIFCDTCEAVARLHQYKTPIIHRDLKVENILLHDRGHYVLCDFGSATMKFQNPQTEGVTIVEDEIKKYTTLSYRAPEMVNLYNGKIITTKADIWAMGCLLYKLCFFTLPFGESQVAICDGSFTIPDNSRYSQEMHRLIRYMLEPDPDKRPDIYQVSFFAFKLARRDCPVQNVKNSPIPAKLPEPIRASEAAAKKSQTQTKARLTDPIPTTETSITPRQRPKAAQSQPQALGGILPIQPAALTPRKRANIPPGTTQPIAVSVNLAQPAAALQSQKAPPVPQQKTPMQPISVSATAVAGGSVPAAASGPAPLKATATPPPSSPAPPTAPARSARRKQASVVQQPVTGQPTAVQPSGAPPPAQAEPAAVPPTAQQAALQTQLSQEKAEERPAAPGLSQTPPSSPRTAQKAGHRRIQSDVTHSAMFGVPVSQSTQQLQAATAEASLNKSKSASTTPSNSPQSSQQSVYQPVQQGNVSTPQDSAASLTSPPDQPSWNPFGDDNFSKLTAEDLLNKDFTKLVDEPVEPLIVTESLIPGLEAAEPAPLSAAERPVDIMGLEPGAGLLAVPEKLIEGLKSPDTSLMLPDLLSMADPFGSSIDDTRDGNTEVCLDSLIPGLDPPRSQLYSAETEPPSATLADPLIAEDSLLGCSLSTGPASCLDDFAPVSGGPSQNTPPAADSCLISGFDPPASETANDDEFDPIPVLVSKNSQGGHSRSNSGSSESSLPNLARSLMLVDQLIDL, from the exons ATGAAGAAGTTTTTTGACTCCCGGAGGGAACTGGTGGGTTCTGGACCTGGTTCTGGAGGAGCAGCTGGAGGTTCTGGGTCCAGCAGTGGTGTTGGTGGGAACTTCATCGGGCGGGCTTTTACTGTGGGTAAACACCAGGTGACTGTTGAAGAGACTTTAGCAGAAG GTGGGTTCGCTATCGTGTTCCTGGTACGCACAAGTCAGGGGGTGCGCTGTGCCCTGAAAAGGATGTATGTCAACAATGAGCATGATCTGCAGGTCTGCAAGCTTGAGATCCAGATCATG AGAGATCTGAATGGTCATAAGAATATTGTGGGGTTCCTGGACTCCAGCATCACAGCTGTTGGGGGTGGAGATGTTTGGGAGGTGTTTATCCTCATGGACTTCTGCAGAG GTGGTCAGGTGGTGAATCTGATGAATCAGCGCTTACAGACTGGTTTCAGTGAACAGGAAGCTCTGCAGATCTTCTGCGATACTTGCGAGGCCGTCGCGCGTCTGCACCAGTACAAAACTCCCATAATCCATCGCGATCTCAAg GTGGAAAATATCCTTCTCCATGATCGAGGACACTATGTTCTGTGTGATTTTGGCAGCGCCACTATGAAGTTTCAAAACCCTCAAACTGAAGGAGTGACTATTGTGGAAGATGAAATCAAAaa GTACACAACCTTGTCCTATCGTGCCCCAGAAATGGTGAATCTGTATAATGGCAAAATCATCACCACCAAAGCAGATATCTGG GCCATGGGTTGTCTGCTGTACAAGCTTTGTTTCTTCACGTTGCCTTTCGGCGAGAGTCAAGTTGCCATATGTGACGGCAGCTTCACAATTCCAGACAATTCACGCTATTCCCAAGAAATGCACCGGCTCATCC GCTACATGCTGGAACCGGACCCTGATAAGAGGCCTGACATTTATCAGGTGTCTTTCTTTGCTTTCAAACTGGCTCGGCGGGACTGCCCTGTCCAAAACGTCAAG AATTCTCCCATTCCTGCAAAACTTCCTGAGCCAATCCGAGCAAGTGAAGCGGCGGCGAAAAAGAGCCAGACGCAAACCAAGGCGAG ACTTACAGACCCCATTCCCACCACTGAAACCTCCATCACTCCACGCCAGCGGCCCAAAGCGGCACAGTCCCAGCCTCAGGCACTAGGGGGCATCTTGCCAATCCAGCCTGCTGCCCTTACACCACGCAAAAGAGCCAACATTCCCCCTGGGACCACCCAGCCTATAG CCGTCAGTGTTAACCTGGCTCAGCCGGCCGCAGCGCTGCAGTCTCAGAAAGCGCCTCCCGTCCCTCAGCAGAAAACG CCCATGCAGCCGATCTCAGTCTCGGCCACAGCCGTAGCGGGAGGAAGCGTTCCAGCTGCAGCCAGCGGTCCCGCCCCTCTGAAAGCCACAGCAACTCCTCCCCCATCCAGCCCAGCTCCGCCCACCGCACCTGCGCGGAGTGCACGTCGTAAACAAGCATCAGTGGTTCAGCAGCCTGTTACCGGGCAACCCACTGCCGTTCAGCCGTCTGGTGCACCACCCCCTGCACAGGCGGAGCCTGCAGCGGTTCCGCCCACTGCCCAGCAAGCAGCGCTTCAAACTCagctcagccaagaaaaagctGAAGAGAGG CCTGCCGCCCCTGGCCTATCCCAAACCCCTCCCTCTTCTCCAAGGACAGCCCAGAAGGCGGGGCATAGGCGCATCCAGAGTGATGTCACCCACAGCGCCATGTTCGGAGTGCCGGTCAGTCAGTCCACTCAACAACTGCAGGCAGCCACAGCAGAGGCCAGCCTAAACAAATCCAA GTCAGCTAGCACCACCCCATCAAACTCGCCCCAGTCTTCTCAACAAAGTGTATACCAGCCTGTCCAGCAGGGTAACGTATCTACCCCTCAGGATTCAGCCGCTAGCTTGACCAGCCCCCCGGATCAACCCTCCTGGAATCCCTTTGGCGACGACAATTTTTCCAAACTCACAGCTGAGGACCTGCTTAACAAAGACTTCACTAAGCTAGTTGACG AACCCGTGGAACCTCTTATTGTCACTGAAAGTCTTATTCCTGGGCTGGAGGCCGCAGAACCCGCTCCCTTATCTGCTG CTGAAAGACCTGTTGACATTATGGGTTTGGAACCGGGCGCTGGTCTGCTGGCTGTGCCAG AAAAGCTTATCGAGGGCCTAAAATCTCCAGATACCTCTCTCATGCTGCCTGATTTGCTGTCCATGGCCGACCCTTTCGGCAGCTCCATAGATGACACAAGAGATG GCAATACAGAAGTGTGTTTGGACTCACTGATTCCTGGTTTGGATCCTCCCCGGTCACAGCTGTACTCTGCAGAGACAGAGCCGCCATCTGCAACGCTAGCAG ATCCATTGATTGCAGAAGACTCTCTGCTAGGCTGTTCTCTTTCCACTGGCCCCGCCTCCTGTCTGGACGATTTCGCACCTGTCTCAGGAGGCCCCTCCCAGAACACACCACCAG CTGCGGACTCCTGTTTGATCTCAGGCTTTGATCCTCCGGCCTCTGAAACAGCCAATGACGATGAATTTGACCCCATACCGGTACTCGTCTCCAAAAACTCCCAAG